From a single Gracilimonas sp. genomic region:
- the uvrB gene encoding excinuclease ABC subunit UvrB translates to MAQFKLHSPYKPAGDQPTAIAELTEGINAGDKFQTLLGITGSGKTRTVANVIENVEKPTLVMSHNKTLAAQLYRELSDFFPENRVEFFISYYDYYQPEAYISTQDKYIEKDLSINEEIQRLRLRATSSLLSGRRDVIIVSSVSCIFGIGSPSEYEKLILTLKKGQEIPRNTILYDLVDLHYNRNDLDFKRGTFRVRGDVIDVYPAYSDEGLRITQWGDEIESLQLFDVNDGTVHDSVDEFRVYPASHYVTSKSRLEQSIEQIREELEWRRQVLIDEEKFLEAKRIEQRTLFDIEMIQEIGYCSGIENYSRYLSARKPGERPYCLLDYFPDDFLVVVDESHQTIPQISAMYGGDRSRKVELVEHGFRLPSALDNRPLTFDEWEGLINQAIFVSATPSDYELEKSGGVYTEQIIRPTGLMEPEIEIRPLGNQVDDLLAEIQEKVEKKERVLVITLTKRLSEELSEYLKNLGISAAYMHSELNALERIEVLYKFRRGDFDVLVGINLLREGIDIPELSLVAIMDADKEGFLRSETSLFQIVGRAARNVGGKAILYADKITNSIQKVVDETRRRRKLQEEYNEKHGITPETIKKELKPLVDPALISNQSFDFAGKDEEADKDALEVVKVAEDGIQYKASPAMKEVTFESKDKLIEHLRETMVHAAKNMEFEEAARIRDQIAQLEQEL, encoded by the coding sequence ATGGCTCAATTTAAACTTCACTCACCTTACAAACCCGCAGGCGACCAGCCCACTGCCATTGCCGAACTTACGGAAGGCATCAATGCGGGCGACAAGTTCCAGACCTTACTTGGGATTACCGGTTCCGGAAAAACACGAACCGTTGCCAATGTGATTGAAAATGTGGAGAAGCCAACCCTGGTGATGAGCCACAACAAAACGTTGGCTGCACAGCTTTACCGGGAGCTCAGTGACTTCTTTCCCGAAAACCGTGTTGAGTTTTTTATATCCTATTACGATTACTACCAGCCGGAAGCTTATATCTCAACGCAGGATAAATACATCGAAAAAGATTTGTCCATCAATGAGGAGATTCAGCGACTGAGGCTGCGGGCAACCAGTTCCTTGCTTTCCGGGCGGCGGGACGTGATCATTGTTTCCTCTGTAAGTTGTATTTTTGGTATCGGTTCTCCTTCAGAATATGAAAAGCTGATTCTTACTCTAAAAAAAGGACAGGAAATCCCGCGTAATACCATCCTGTATGATTTAGTAGATCTGCATTACAACCGAAATGACCTGGATTTTAAAAGGGGTACTTTTCGGGTGCGGGGTGATGTCATTGATGTGTACCCGGCTTATTCGGATGAAGGATTGCGCATCACTCAATGGGGAGATGAAATTGAATCCCTCCAGCTTTTTGATGTAAATGACGGCACGGTCCATGATTCGGTTGATGAATTCCGGGTTTACCCGGCTTCCCATTATGTAACGTCCAAGTCCCGTCTTGAGCAGTCTATAGAACAGATCAGGGAAGAACTTGAATGGCGCCGGCAGGTTTTAATTGATGAAGAAAAATTTTTGGAAGCCAAGCGCATCGAACAGCGCACCTTGTTTGATATTGAAATGATTCAGGAGATTGGCTATTGCTCAGGTATCGAGAACTACTCCCGTTATTTGAGTGCCCGAAAACCCGGCGAGCGCCCATATTGCCTGCTCGATTATTTCCCAGACGATTTTCTTGTAGTTGTGGATGAAAGCCACCAGACCATCCCTCAAATTTCCGCTATGTATGGGGGTGACCGATCCCGTAAAGTAGAATTGGTTGAACATGGATTCCGACTTCCTTCTGCTCTTGATAACCGCCCCCTTACTTTTGATGAGTGGGAAGGGTTGATCAATCAAGCCATATTTGTAAGTGCTACCCCCAGCGATTATGAGCTGGAGAAATCCGGAGGGGTTTACACCGAACAAATCATTCGTCCAACCGGACTTATGGAACCTGAAATCGAAATCCGGCCACTCGGTAATCAGGTGGATGATCTGCTGGCTGAAATTCAGGAGAAGGTTGAGAAAAAAGAGCGTGTACTTGTAATCACGCTTACTAAACGATTAAGTGAAGAGCTCAGTGAATACCTTAAAAACCTGGGCATCAGTGCGGCTTATATGCACAGTGAGTTAAATGCTCTTGAAAGAATCGAAGTTTTATATAAATTCCGCCGCGGAGATTTTGATGTTCTTGTGGGCATTAACCTGCTTCGGGAGGGAATTGATATTCCTGAACTGAGTCTGGTAGCCATCATGGATGCGGATAAGGAAGGATTCCTGAGATCAGAAACTTCGTTGTTCCAGATAGTTGGCCGCGCAGCACGTAATGTAGGTGGCAAAGCTATTCTGTATGCAGATAAAATCACAAACAGCATTCAGAAAGTAGTGGATGAAACCAGACGGCGGCGCAAACTGCAGGAAGAGTACAATGAGAAGCATGGAATTACTCCCGAAACCATTAAGAAAGAACTGAAACCATTGGTTGATCCGGCGTTGATTTCAAATCAAAGTTTTGACTTTGCCGGCAAGGACGAGGAAGCGGATAAAGACGCACTCGAGGTGGTGAAAGTTGCTGAGGATGGCATTCAGTATAAAGCCAGCCCGGCAATGAAGGAAGTAACTTTCGAAAGTAAGGACAAGCTTATTGAACATCTTCGCGAAACCATGGTTCATGCAGCCAAGAACATGGAGTTCGAGGAAGCGGCTCGTATTCGGGACCAAATAGCACAATTAGAACAAGAATTATAG
- the tyrA gene encoding bifunctional chorismate mutase/prephenate dehydrogenase, which yields MSHRHKDLESPRKRIDEIDEQILDLLSERGEIVRDVIKRKVENQLPVFVPAREEEKSKAFKELAQNKGIDPEWAEDFLRMIMTASRATQSQETFPIATEEPKHILFIGGEGGMGKLYKRMADQTGHITYSIDKKNWHELEEMSPKLDMVIVTVPINVTESVIERLGGRLKKDTILADFTSNKSNPIQAMLQAHEGPVVGLHPMHGPDVQNLSKQLMVFCDARDGEQAKWFQDQCELWGMRVIHADPEKHDHVMHLVQGLRHFVALLHGSFMEEYDLKPADMLDYSSPIYRAELMMTGRIFAQDAELYADIVFANKERRELLLKFFDHHKKLVQMVEKNDREGFIKEFEGVTDFFGKFATQALNESGYLINRLADRFA from the coding sequence ATGTCCCACCGACATAAAGATTTAGAATCGCCCCGAAAGCGAATAGATGAAATTGACGAACAAATTCTGGACTTACTCTCCGAGCGGGGTGAAATTGTTCGGGATGTCATTAAACGAAAAGTAGAGAACCAGCTGCCTGTTTTTGTGCCGGCCAGGGAAGAGGAAAAGTCGAAAGCTTTCAAAGAGCTTGCCCAAAACAAAGGGATTGACCCGGAATGGGCGGAAGACTTTCTGCGGATGATCATGACGGCCTCGCGGGCAACGCAATCGCAGGAAACCTTTCCCATTGCTACCGAAGAGCCGAAGCATATTCTGTTTATAGGTGGCGAAGGTGGAATGGGTAAGCTGTATAAGAGAATGGCTGATCAAACAGGGCACATAACCTATTCTATAGACAAAAAGAACTGGCATGAGCTGGAAGAAATGTCGCCAAAGCTGGATATGGTAATCGTTACGGTACCAATCAACGTAACGGAAAGCGTTATTGAGAGATTGGGTGGACGTCTGAAAAAAGACACCATTCTTGCCGACTTCACCAGTAATAAATCAAACCCTATTCAGGCTATGCTACAGGCGCATGAGGGACCGGTAGTTGGATTACACCCCATGCACGGCCCGGATGTTCAGAACTTGTCCAAGCAGCTGATGGTTTTTTGCGATGCCCGCGATGGAGAGCAGGCAAAGTGGTTCCAGGACCAATGTGAGCTTTGGGGAATGCGGGTTATACATGCAGATCCCGAAAAACACGATCATGTGATGCACCTGGTTCAGGGGCTGCGACACTTTGTGGCGCTCCTGCACGGTTCGTTTATGGAAGAGTATGATTTGAAACCGGCTGATATGCTCGATTACTCCTCCCCCATTTATCGCGCAGAATTGATGATGACGGGCCGGATTTTTGCCCAGGATGCCGAGCTGTATGCCGATATTGTATTTGCCAATAAAGAGCGCCGGGAGTTATTGCTAAAGTTCTTTGATCATCACAAAAAACTGGTGCAAATGGTAGAAAAAAATGACCGGGAAGGATTCATCAAAGAGTTTGAGGGGGTAACCGATTTCTTTGGAAAGTTTGCGACCCAAGCACTTAACGAGAGCGGATATTTAATAAATCGCCTGGCAGACCGTTTTGCCTAA
- a CDS encoding zinc-dependent metalloprotease — MKNLLPLTVLSLLLFSGIAIAQDQPVLKINSIESASAQKASGDDADKTYFSLSEDVLENDQFQEGVLFELETGNDQADVLRLVKKRSYRPGITSYMAADIENPENKFSFSYGDGRLVGMYHEAHNSTVMFAVDNEIGKPFLTRNKSILGEAKACAVHEGENLDDIPYYKTRFNRDKMSRAKQKNAVSYGAPAYASVEDSITIDLMLVYTDSAESWANNSGFGNIEFVLAQSMNLSQTALDNSETGIELRLAHVHKTIYRGDNNEDIDAVTHLRRFTQNEDNPSFGQSNDEYNGYMEEVHDLRDEYGADLVALIMSEPNTGGIAWVLNSVEGSPIRGFSVNRVQQVASNYTLVHEIGHNMGNSHSRTQSQAAASESGALFHYSVGFQNIPASYVTVMAYNEPGQQLQEAPIFASPNLTFNGSRAGSEDRNTPANSALTLKQIKRSIAGYRATMVDSPVVSVSTNEIEVTLNREDEITIPFSIINDGNSGLVWDIDFDFPGQTVSKVNTASNPVSNLEPEFIKDPVRVPANYSVYERSMQKSALNEEVLYSTSFENFPSGEFGGYREWRSLTNTDFIIEQGNASDGSRNLRLSHDPTSDNTQYVSAPFFGYLPFGNYELSLDFKISGATARSETFDFYIFDGKNGQFSSGVIISDSTLYAAGLNENDQLVFFGTNVVMTTDTYSNLRIVYNTEDEVIQYYYKGNMVLETGFLFGRTPSELQVLHRNEVSDTHFDVDNIELKQLSSPYNWLAVNNMSGVAFEDSSSDAELVFNTRGISAGTYETVLQVSTNDPVNRIIEVPVTLNVNQEVSNETEEVPNQVALQQNYPNPFNPTTSIQFNLNEASKVKLEVFNIQGQKVASLLNENRRAGEHRITFNAQNLSSGIYIYRLQAGAQTLTRKMVLIK, encoded by the coding sequence ATGAAAAATTTATTACCACTTACCGTATTAAGCCTGTTATTATTTTCGGGGATTGCAATAGCTCAAGATCAGCCTGTTCTGAAAATAAATAGTATTGAAAGCGCTTCCGCACAGAAAGCTTCGGGCGATGATGCAGACAAAACGTACTTCAGTTTAAGTGAAGATGTTCTTGAAAACGATCAGTTTCAGGAAGGTGTTCTTTTTGAGCTGGAAACAGGGAACGATCAGGCTGATGTTTTGAGACTGGTGAAGAAAAGATCATACCGTCCGGGAATAACTTCTTATATGGCAGCGGATATAGAAAATCCGGAGAATAAATTTTCATTCTCTTACGGTGATGGCCGACTTGTCGGAATGTACCACGAAGCTCATAATAGCACCGTCATGTTCGCCGTGGATAACGAAATTGGAAAGCCTTTCTTAACCCGAAACAAATCGATTTTAGGGGAGGCAAAAGCCTGTGCTGTTCATGAAGGCGAGAATTTAGATGACATCCCGTATTACAAGACTCGTTTCAATCGAGATAAAATGAGTCGCGCCAAACAAAAGAATGCGGTTAGTTATGGGGCGCCTGCTTACGCTTCGGTTGAGGACAGTATCACGATTGATTTAATGCTGGTATATACGGACAGTGCAGAATCATGGGCCAACAACTCCGGTTTTGGAAACATCGAGTTTGTGTTGGCTCAGTCTATGAATTTATCTCAAACGGCCTTGGATAACAGTGAAACAGGTATTGAGCTTCGCTTGGCTCATGTTCACAAAACCATATACCGCGGCGACAATAATGAAGATATAGATGCCGTAACCCATTTAAGGCGATTTACACAGAATGAAGACAATCCTTCCTTTGGGCAAAGTAATGATGAATACAATGGATATATGGAAGAGGTTCATGACCTTAGAGATGAGTACGGAGCAGACCTTGTAGCACTTATTATGAGCGAGCCGAATACCGGTGGCATTGCCTGGGTGCTGAATAGTGTAGAAGGATCTCCGATCAGAGGGTTTTCAGTGAACAGGGTTCAGCAGGTAGCTTCAAATTATACACTTGTTCATGAGATAGGCCATAACATGGGTAATTCTCATTCCAGAACACAATCCCAGGCAGCCGCCTCAGAAAGCGGAGCACTTTTTCATTACTCTGTAGGATTCCAAAATATACCTGCTAGTTACGTAACGGTAATGGCATATAATGAGCCGGGACAACAGCTGCAGGAGGCTCCTATATTTGCCAGTCCAAATTTAACGTTTAATGGATCCCGGGCAGGCTCTGAAGACAGAAACACGCCGGCAAACAGTGCGCTGACCCTAAAACAGATTAAAAGGTCCATTGCCGGATACCGTGCTACCATGGTTGATTCTCCTGTTGTTTCCGTTTCCACAAATGAAATCGAAGTTACACTGAACCGTGAAGACGAGATCACGATTCCATTCAGTATTATAAACGATGGAAACAGCGGGCTGGTTTGGGATATAGATTTCGACTTTCCAGGACAAACCGTCAGCAAAGTTAATACAGCCTCAAACCCGGTAAGTAATCTTGAACCGGAGTTTATTAAGGATCCGGTAAGAGTCCCGGCAAATTATTCTGTTTATGAAAGGTCTATGCAAAAATCAGCCCTGAATGAAGAAGTGCTTTATAGTACCTCTTTCGAAAACTTCCCATCCGGGGAATTTGGAGGATATAGAGAATGGAGGTCGTTAACTAATACGGACTTTATTATTGAGCAGGGCAATGCCAGCGATGGAAGCCGGAACCTTCGGTTAAGCCATGATCCAACTTCTGACAACACACAATATGTGTCAGCCCCGTTTTTTGGATATCTGCCATTTGGGAACTACGAACTTAGCCTCGACTTCAAAATTTCAGGCGCAACGGCTCGGTCAGAAACCTTCGACTTCTACATTTTTGATGGAAAAAACGGACAGTTTTCAAGTGGTGTGATTATCTCCGACAGTACACTGTATGCTGCAGGACTAAATGAAAATGACCAGCTGGTATTTTTTGGCACGAATGTAGTCATGACTACAGACACGTATTCCAACCTTAGGATTGTGTACAATACGGAAGACGAGGTGATACAATATTATTACAAAGGAAATATGGTTTTAGAAACCGGTTTCCTATTCGGAAGAACACCAAGTGAGCTACAGGTACTTCACAGAAATGAAGTTTCCGATACGCACTTTGATGTGGATAATATTGAACTGAAGCAGTTGAGTAGTCCATACAACTGGCTTGCTGTTAATAACATGAGCGGGGTAGCTTTTGAGGACAGCAGCAGTGATGCGGAATTGGTCTTTAATACCCGGGGTATCTCTGCCGGTACGTATGAAACCGTTCTTCAGGTGAGCACTAATGATCCTGTTAACAGAATCATTGAGGTTCCGGTTACTTTGAATGTGAACCAGGAAGTTTCCAATGAAACAGAGGAAGTGCCGAATCAGGTGGCATTGCAGCAGAACTATCCAAACCCATTTAATCCAACTACCAGCATTCAGTTTAACCTGAACGAAGCAAGCAAGGTGAAGCTGGAAGTATTTAATATTCAGGGACAGAAAGTAGCTTCGCTCCTAAACGAAAACCGAAGAGCGGGGGAACACCGAATTACTTTTAATGCACAAAACCTGTCCAGCGGCATCTATATTTACAGGTTACAAGCCGGCGCTCAAACGTTAACCCGAAAAATGGTTTTAATTAAATAA
- a CDS encoding VOC family protein — MEKVISGIQQIGIGIPDVHKATDWYRRHFGMDIKVFEDSATAELMTPYTGGEAHDRTAVLALNMKGGGGFEIWQYTSRTPQPADFDLMMGDLGINVGKIKSINVPGTYDEMEAAGLDILTPLKKNPAGDYNFFVKDLYGNIWQVVKGLDFFKTKTPTSTGGVVGAIIGSTDIEKARKLYSDVLGYDEVVYDKTAAFDDFKGLPGGEDRYRRVLLRHSQPRQGGFSQMFGPTEIELIEVQEREPRKLFKDRYWGDLGFIHLCFDVQGMDALKEELESNGFPFTVDSANSFDMGEAAGRFTYVEGPDGTLIEFVETHKVPIIKKIGWYIDMTKRDPKKNLPNWMISALRFSRMKD, encoded by the coding sequence ATGGAAAAAGTAATTTCAGGTATTCAGCAAATTGGAATCGGTATTCCGGATGTCCACAAAGCCACTGATTGGTATCGCCGTCATTTTGGGATGGACATCAAAGTGTTTGAAGACTCTGCCACAGCTGAACTGATGACTCCATACACCGGCGGCGAAGCGCATGACCGAACGGCCGTGCTGGCTCTGAATATGAAAGGCGGGGGTGGATTTGAAATCTGGCAATACACCAGCCGCACTCCTCAACCCGCTGACTTTGACTTAATGATGGGTGATTTGGGAATCAACGTCGGCAAGATCAAGTCCATTAACGTGCCCGGAACCTATGATGAGATGGAAGCTGCAGGTTTGGACATCCTCACTCCTCTTAAGAAAAACCCCGCAGGTGATTATAACTTCTTTGTAAAGGATTTGTACGGCAACATCTGGCAAGTAGTTAAAGGGCTAGATTTCTTTAAAACCAAAACACCGACTTCTACCGGCGGAGTTGTTGGGGCCATCATCGGCTCCACGGATATTGAAAAAGCCCGTAAGCTTTATTCCGATGTTTTGGGTTATGATGAAGTCGTGTATGATAAAACCGCTGCATTTGATGACTTCAAAGGATTGCCCGGTGGAGAAGACCGGTACCGGCGTGTTTTACTGCGTCATTCCCAGCCACGGCAGGGTGGGTTCAGCCAAATGTTTGGTCCTACTGAAATAGAACTCATCGAAGTTCAGGAGCGCGAACCTCGTAAACTTTTTAAAGACCGATATTGGGGAGACCTGGGTTTTATCCATCTCTGTTTTGATGTACAGGGAATGGATGCCCTGAAAGAAGAGCTGGAATCCAATGGGTTTCCGTTCACCGTAGATTCTGCCAACAGCTTTGATATGGGCGAAGCCGCAGGACGTTTTACCTATGTGGAAGGTCCCGACGGAACCCTCATCGAGTTTGTGGAAACGCATAAAGTCCCGATCATCAAAAAGATTGGGTGGTACATTGATATGACCAAGCGGGACCCCAAAAAGAATCTTCCCAACTGGATGATCTCAGCCCTTCGGTTTAGCCGAATGAAGGATTAA
- a CDS encoding TlpA disulfide reductase family protein: protein MNEKEHKAKKTSSFKKELLQWGAIFLIGAVLYGTGYHTEVIGKLQSVILYTGLFQPDVEESVVHGNNADYNMHLLTLDGTPVSFSDFKGKTIFLNFWATWCPPCIAEMPNIQRLHDDIQSEDIVFVMASLDRDPQKARDFIERKEFSFPVYSVRSKPRVYDASIVPTTYVISPTGEIVLKHQGMANYNTDRFKDFLSAVSSLQPAEWNAADTDSSDSR from the coding sequence ATGAATGAAAAAGAGCACAAGGCAAAAAAGACATCCTCCTTTAAAAAAGAACTCCTGCAATGGGGAGCTATATTTCTGATCGGGGCTGTTTTATACGGAACCGGGTATCACACAGAAGTAATCGGAAAGCTTCAAAGCGTGATTTTATACACCGGCCTCTTTCAGCCCGATGTTGAGGAGTCTGTTGTACATGGAAATAACGCGGATTACAACATGCACCTGCTTACCCTTGATGGTACCCCTGTTTCTTTTTCGGACTTCAAGGGCAAAACCATCTTCCTGAATTTTTGGGCGACTTGGTGTCCGCCTTGCATTGCTGAGATGCCGAACATCCAGCGGTTGCATGATGACATTCAGAGTGAGGATATCGTTTTTGTGATGGCCTCATTGGATCGGGATCCCCAGAAAGCCCGGGATTTTATAGAACGGAAGGAGTTTAGCTTTCCGGTGTATTCTGTACGTAGCAAGCCCCGCGTTTATGACGCATCCATTGTTCCAACTACCTATGTTATCTCCCCTACCGGTGAAATTGTGCTAAAGCATCAGGGCATGGCCAACTATAACACGGACCGCTTTAAGGATTTCTTGAGTGCCGTCTCTTCCCTGCAGCCTGCTGAATGGAATGCGGCAGATACTGATTCTTCCGATAGTCGCTGA
- a CDS encoding nitroreductase family protein, producing MREAIFVPLESYKELPKIEMKQKASEFYELVKRRRTVREFSSRAVPKEVIENCLLAAGTAPNGANKQPWHFVAVSDPDVKKKIRVEAEKEEHEFYNRRAPEDWLEDLRPLGTDENKPFLEEAPYLIGIFAQSYNLDKEGEKEKHYYVKESVGIATGILITALHNAGLATLTHTPSPMGFLNEIMGRPSHEKPFLLLVVGYPAEGVTVPDITKKSLDEISTFI from the coding sequence ATGCGTGAAGCCATCTTCGTACCCCTCGAATCTTATAAGGAACTCCCAAAGATTGAAATGAAACAAAAGGCCTCGGAGTTCTACGAACTGGTGAAACGCCGGCGCACGGTTCGTGAATTCAGTTCCAGAGCAGTGCCCAAAGAGGTTATCGAGAACTGTTTATTAGCCGCAGGCACCGCCCCGAATGGAGCGAACAAACAACCCTGGCATTTTGTGGCCGTCAGCGATCCGGACGTGAAGAAAAAGATTCGGGTTGAGGCAGAAAAAGAGGAGCATGAGTTTTATAACCGCCGGGCTCCGGAAGACTGGCTTGAAGACCTTCGCCCTCTTGGAACCGATGAGAACAAACCCTTTCTGGAAGAGGCCCCTTACCTGATCGGTATTTTTGCCCAAAGCTATAACCTGGATAAGGAGGGTGAGAAAGAAAAACATTATTACGTAAAAGAGTCCGTCGGCATTGCCACCGGAATTTTGATTACGGCTTTACATAATGCGGGTTTAGCCACACTAACTCACACCCCAAGCCCCATGGGTTTTTTAAATGAGATTATGGGTCGGCCTTCACACGAAAAACCATTTCTTTTGTTAGTGGTTGGATATCCTGCAGAAGGGGTGACGGTTCCGGACATCACCAAAAAGTCGCTGGATGAAATTTCAACCTTCATCTGA
- a CDS encoding YciI family protein: MKNVALTLLFALLSLPLLAQEADSTAQPETFEYEWAGEKMTMQKYFIVFLKSGPERSQSEEEAMKLQREHLAYLGGLYEEGIINLNGPTDGTGDIRGFSVYNVATIEQARKYAENDPMVKAGRLAVEVHPWWLAKGSGVK, translated from the coding sequence ATGAAGAATGTTGCCCTTACCCTCCTTTTTGCACTGCTTTCTCTTCCTCTTTTAGCCCAGGAAGCTGATTCTACGGCTCAACCCGAAACCTTTGAGTATGAATGGGCGGGAGAAAAAATGACCATGCAGAAATATTTTATCGTTTTTCTGAAATCGGGCCCGGAGCGGAGCCAGTCTGAAGAAGAGGCAATGAAACTTCAGCGCGAACACCTGGCTTACCTGGGCGGACTGTATGAAGAAGGCATCATTAATCTGAACGGACCCACAGATGGAACAGGAGATATCCGCGGTTTTTCGGTTTACAATGTAGCTACCATCGAACAGGCCCGGAAGTATGCGGAAAATGACCCGATGGTAAAAGCCGGCCGGCTGGCTGTGGAAGTTCACCCCTGGTGGTTGGCAAAAGGCTCGGGAGTGAAGTAG
- a CDS encoding M23 family metallopeptidase, with protein sequence MLITIPQSAVSQDWRLSATYNMQSVGFNYVPNRTYSGEINKAVKGMLEVELERYLLYRLYVAGKGELLVQNQEDFLIGGPVNFNQINFGATAGLQWPKLGVYGGVKAGGVWNFNIKATDPNGNQFWVKPTENADRFTTSITGGVKYYLLNFVRLQAEITKTHNLPQNIVPESSFTESPAFRSFDFSPVTFSVGVSISIPWNERERPEGDKTKLPPLMRVTAVNFDKPMDDTFVTSKFGPRWRSTHEGVDLDANLRDNIYAAEQGVVVKAGNGRGYGKMVRIKHPGGFETVYAHMSKIKVKEGDRVKKGQVVGKAGNTGTSSGVHLHFEIIKDGKPVNPQSYIRF encoded by the coding sequence ATGCTGATAACCATCCCTCAATCAGCTGTTTCTCAAGACTGGCGACTTTCCGCAACCTATAACATGCAAAGTGTAGGCTTTAACTACGTGCCTAATCGTACCTATTCAGGGGAAATCAATAAAGCCGTAAAGGGAATGCTGGAAGTTGAGCTTGAACGGTATTTATTATACCGGTTGTATGTAGCCGGAAAAGGTGAGCTTTTAGTCCAAAACCAGGAAGATTTTTTGATTGGCGGTCCGGTTAATTTTAACCAGATCAATTTTGGGGCTACAGCCGGTTTGCAATGGCCCAAGCTTGGAGTCTATGGCGGAGTAAAAGCCGGTGGCGTGTGGAATTTTAACATCAAAGCAACAGACCCCAATGGAAATCAATTCTGGGTGAAGCCCACCGAAAATGCCGACCGTTTTACTACTTCAATAACCGGAGGTGTAAAATATTATTTGTTGAATTTCGTACGACTGCAGGCCGAGATCACCAAAACCCATAATCTTCCCCAAAACATAGTGCCTGAAAGCAGCTTCACCGAAAGCCCGGCTTTTCGGTCATTCGATTTCAGTCCTGTTACCTTTTCAGTTGGGGTCTCCATCAGTATTCCCTGGAATGAGAGAGAACGCCCGGAAGGAGATAAAACCAAATTACCTCCGCTCATGCGGGTCACGGCCGTCAACTTTGACAAGCCCATGGACGATACGTTCGTCACTTCTAAATTCGGGCCCCGCTGGCGAAGCACTCATGAAGGTGTGGATCTGGATGCAAACCTGAGAGACAACATCTATGCAGCAGAGCAAGGTGTTGTTGTGAAAGCAGGAAATGGCCGGGGATATGGAAAAATGGTCCGCATAAAACATCCGGGCGGATTTGAAACCGTATATGCTCACATGAGCAAAATTAAAGTGAAGGAAGGTGACCGCGTTAAAAAAGGGCAGGTTGTTGGCAAAGCGGGAAATACGGGGACTTCCAGCGGAGTGCACCTGCATTTTGAAATCATCAAAGACGGTAAGCCTGTTAATCCTCAATCCTATATTCGTTTTTGA